Proteins encoded together in one Miscanthus floridulus cultivar M001 chromosome 16, ASM1932011v1, whole genome shotgun sequence window:
- the LOC136510026 gene encoding uncharacterized protein — translation MDSQGDKLRDFLQTNGRQVLQRVENNYSLKYFTENEIRNITGGYKYILGRGAFGEVYKGTLEDQSSVAVKRYINGTHKEVFAKEVIVHSQINHKNVVRLLGCCTEKNSLMIVMEFISNGNLNSILHGNSADGQVPFPLEKRIEIAIGVAEALSSMHSMYSPVLHGDIKPDNILLDKNFTPKISDFGIARLLCANGPQQTTTIIGSIGYLDPAHCESGILTPKSDVYSFGVVLLEVITRKKAVDGTITLAQSFNEALKKGEDVQHMFDEEISVAENKKFLGDIGQLAAKCLQRDIKTRPEIVEVASNLRMIRKAMQIEQENLRDLFQTNGHQVLQRVENNYSLKYFTENEIRNITNGYKYILGRGAFGKVYKGTLEDQTSVAVKKYIHGTQKELFAKVIVHSQINHKNVVRLLGCCTEKNSLMIVMEFISNGNLNSILHGNSANGQVPFPLEKRIEIAIGVAEALSSMHSMYSPVLHGDIKPANILLDKNFTPKISDFGIARLLCANGPQQTTAIIGSIGYLDPAYYESGILTPKSDVYSFGVVLLEVITRKKAVDVTSSLAQSFNEALTKGEDVQHMFDEEISVAENKKFLGDIGQLAAKCLQRDVKTRPEIVEVASNLRMIRKAMQIEQENLRDLFQTNGHQVLQRVENNYSLKYFTENEIRNITNGYKYILGRGAFGKVYKGTLEDQTSVAVKKYIHGTQKELFAKVIVHSQINHKNVVRLLGCCTEKNSLMIVMEFISNGNLNSILHGNSANGQVPFPLEKRIEIAIGVAEALSSMHSMYSPVLHGDIKPANILLDKNFTPKISDFGIARLLCANGPQQTTAIIGSIGYRDPAYYKSGILTPKSDVYSFGVVLLEVITRKKAVDVTSSLAQSFNEALTKGEDVQHMFDEEISVAENKKFLGDIGQLAAKCLQRDVKTRPEIVEVASNLRMIRKAMQIEQENLRDLFQTNGHQVLQRVENNYSLKYFTENEIRNITNGYKYILGRGAFGKVYKGTLEDQTSVAVKKYIHGTQKELFAKVIVHSQINHKNVVRLLGCCTEKNSLMIVMEFISNGNLNSILHGNSANGQVPFPLEKRIEIAIGVAEALSSMHSMYSPVLHGDIKPANILLDKNFTPKISDFGIARLLCANGPQQTTAIIGSIGYRDPAYYESGILTPKSDVYSFGVVLLEVITRKKAVDVTSSLAQSFNEALTKGEDVQHMFDEEISVAENKKFLGDIGQLAAKCLQRDVKTRPEIVEVASNLRMIRKAMQIEQENLRDLFQTNGHQVLQRLENNYSLKYFTENEIRNITNGYKYILGRGAFGKVYKGTLEDQTSVAVKKYIHGTQKELFAKVIVHSQINHKNVVRLLGCCTEKNSLMIVMEFISNGNLNSILHGNSANGQVPFPLEKRIEIAIGVAEALSSMHSMYSPVLHGDIKPANILLDKNFTPKISDFGIARLLCANGPQQTTAIIGSIGYRDPAYYESGILTPKSDVYSFGVVLLEVITRKKAVDVTSSLAQSFNEALTKGEDVQHMFDEEISVAENKKFLGDIGQLAAKCLQRDVKTRPEIVEVASNLRMIRKAMQIEQENLSQQLTVWTSGHQFGNLKIFNEIEMKRMTKNYRMTFRKESCECLYNGVLDEDRPVIVRQLKTCSDTDREMFLNTMSILSQKNHKNIANVVGFHLGKSILECVYESFCDLSKSKFGSLSLSNRNLYDTICSIEKIPLHQRLSIAAQCAEGLVHIHSLVAESLDLCGSSLLGNFRSVNIFLDKNFVPKIFNWNLSTFLGHSTVQNAVHDNGREYYLDPRDVSSQLFNLKSDVYSFGVVLLELITWKTVQYKYDGRVHVLTTDFIHSYRTDHGAIEIFGKVYDEQGKSFIHEAIAIAVDCLQPHIEKRPEMNVVLSRLRIIASAQSIRSKLTAGDNNKSSQHTVPATVSNTAKLHLTLTLTSTISLEELNEVTRNFSIDLLIGQGSYAQTFLAVLKDGQNSAIKKLDPVEEIQVQVPAILGMSQHANVVQLLGYFVKEETRVLAYEYAPRGSLYDILHGKKGVKGAQPGPPLSWLQRVKIAVSAAKGLEFLHDKAEPPIIHSSIKSSNILLFDNDVAKIGDIGVSIHEARNRFDEYYETVRVSRDPNSAWDAPECAITGMHSRRSDVYSFGVVLLELLTGRKVIDNTMPHDQRSLVTWATPRLSEDKVEQCIDPRLGGYPLKAVRKMAAVAALCVQSEPDCWPEMNIVVRALCPLLNKSPSLPR, via the exons ATGGATTCCCAAGGGGACAAGCTTAGAGATTTCCTTCAAACTAATGGGCGTCAGGTGCTTCAAAGAGTGGAAAACAACTACAGCTTGAAATATTTCACAGAGAATGAGATACGAAACATAACCGGTGGGTATAAGTATATTCTGGGAAGAGGGGCATTTGGTGAGGTCTACAAAGGAACACTAGAAGACCAATCCTCAGTTGCTGTAAAGAGATATATAAATGGGACCCATAAAGAGGTGTTTGCCAAGGAGGTGATAGTGCACTCTCAAATAAACCACAAGAATGTTGTTAGACTCTTGGGCTGCTGCACGGAAAAGAATTCTCTAATGATTGTCATGGAGTTTATCTCCAATGGAAACCTCAACAGCATACTTCATGGCAACAGCGCTGATGGTCAGGTTCCCTTCCCTTTGGAGAAAAGAATAGAAATTGCCATTGGGGTTGCTGAAGCATTATCGTCCATGCATTCGATGTATAGTCCTGTTCTTCATGGTGACATCAAACCAGATAACATACTGCTAGACAAAAATTTTACACCAAAGATATCAGATTTTGGAATTGCAAGACTCCTTTGTGCTAATGGTCCCCAGCAAACCACCACTATCATTGGTTCCATAGGTTACCTTGATCCAGCACACTGTGAGAGTGGAATTCTAACCCCAAAGAGTGATGTTTACAGCTTTGGAGTAGTTTTGCTGGAAGTTATCACAAGGAAAAAAGCAGTGGATGGGACCATTACCCTTGCTCAAAGTTTTAATGAGGCTCTTAAAAAAGGAGAGGATGTGCAGCACATGTTTGATGAGGAAATCAGTGTTGCAGAAAACAAGAAGTTTCTTGGAGACATTGGACAGTTAGCAGCTAAGTGCTTGCAGAGGGACATCAAAACACGTCCTGAAATAGTTGAAGTAGCTAGTAATCTAAGGATGATCAGGAAAGCTATGCAGATAGAACAAGAAAATCTTAGAGATTTGTTTCAAACTAATGGGCATCAGGTGCTTCAAAGAGTGGAAAACAACTACAGCTTGAAATATTTCACAGAAAATGAGATACGAAACATAACCAATGGGTACAAGTATATTCTGGGAAGAGGGGCATTTGGTAAGGTCTACAAAGGAACACTAGAAGACCAAACCTCAGTTGCCGTAAAGAAATATATACATGGGACCCAGAAAGAGTTGTTTGCCAAGGTGATAGTGCACTCTCAAATAAACCACAAGAATGTTGTTAGACTCTTGGGCTGCTGCACGGAAAAGAATTCTCTAATGATTGTCATGGAGTTTATCTCCAATGGAAACCTCAACAGCATACTTCATGGCAACAGCGCTAATGGTCAGGTTCCCTTCCCTTTGGAGAAAAGAATAGAAATTGCCATTGGGGTTGCTGAAGCATTATCGTCCATGCATTCGATGTATAGTCCTGTTCTTCATGGTGACATCAAACCGGCTAACATACTGCTAGACAAAAATTTTACACCAAAGATATCAGATTTTGGAATTGCAAGACTCCTTTGTGCTAATGGTCCCCAGCAAACCACCGCTATCATTGGTTCCATAGGTTACCTTGATCCAGCATACTATGAGAGTGGAATTCTAACCCCAAAGAGTGATGTTTACAGCTTTGGAGTTGTTTTGCTGGAAGTTATCACAAGGAAAAAAGCAGTGGATGTGACCAGTAGCCTTGCTCAAAGTTTTAATGAGGCTCTTACAAAAGGAGAGGATGTGCAGCACATGTTTGATGAGGAAATCAGTGTTGCAGAAAACAAGAAGTTTCTTGGAGACATTGGACAGTTAGCAGCTAAGTGCTTGCAGAGGGACGTCAAAACACGTCCTGAAATAGTTGAAGTAGCTAGTAATCTAAGGATGATCAGGAAAGCTATGCAGATAGAACAAGAAAATCTTAGAGATTTGTTTCAAACTAATGGGCATCAGGTGCTTCAAAGAGTGGAAAACAACTACAGCTTGAAATATTTCACAGAAAATGAGATACGAAACATAACCAATGGGTACAAGTATATTCTGGGAAGAGGGGCATTTGGTAAGGTCTACAAAGGAACACTAGAAGACCAAACCTCAGTTGCCGTAAAGAAATATATACATGGGACCCAGAAAGAGTTGTTTGCCAAGGTGATAGTGCACTCTCAAATAAACCACAAGAATGTTGTTAGACTCTTGGGCTGCTGCACGGAAAAGAATTCTCTAATGATTGTCATGGAGTTTATCTCCAATGGAAACCTCAACAGCATACTTCATGGCAACAGCGCTAATGGTCAGGTTCCCTTCCCTTTGGAGAAAAGAATAGAAATTGCCATTGGGGTTGCTGAAGCATTATCGTCCATGCATTCGATGTATAGTCCTGTTCTTCATGGTGACATCAAACCGGCTAACATACTGCTAGACAAAAATTTTACACCAAAGATATCAGATTTTGGAATTGCAAGACTCCTTTGTGCTAATGGTCCCCAGCAAACCACCGCTATCATTGGTTCCATAGGTTACCGTGATCCAGCATACTATAAGAGTGGAATTCTAACCCCAAAGAGTGATGTTTACAGCTTTGGAGTTGTTTTGCTGGAAGTTATCACAAGGAAAAAAGCAGTGGATGTGACCAGTAGCCTTGCTCAAAGTTTTAATGAGGCTCTTACAAAAGGAGAGGATGTGCAGCACATGTTTGATGAGGAAATCAGTGTTGCAGAAAACAAGAAGTTTCTTGGAGACATTGGACAGTTAGCAGCTAAGTGCTTGCAGAGGGACGTCAAAACACGTCCTGAAATAGTTGAAGTAGCTAGTAATCTAAGGATGATCAGGAAAGCTATGCAGATAGAACAAGAAAATCTTAGAGATTTGTTTCAAACTAATGGGCATCAGGTGCTTCAAAGAGTGGAAAACAACTACAGCTTGAAATATTTCACAGAAAATGAGATACGAAACATAACCAATGGGTACAAGTATATTCTGGGAAGAGGGGCATTTGGTAAGGTCTACAAAGGAACACTAGAAGACCAAACCTCAGTTGCCGTAAAGAAATATATACATGGGACCCAGAAAGAGTTGTTTGCCAAGGTGATAGTGCACTCTCAAATAAACCACAAGAATGTTGTTAGACTCTTGGGCTGCTGCACGGAAAAGAATTCTCTAATGATTGTCATGGAGTTTATCTCCAATGGAAACCTCAACAGCATACTTCATGGCAACAGCGCTAATGGTCAGGTTCCCTTCCCTTTGGAGAAAAGAATAGAAATTGCCATTGGGGTTGCTGAAGCATTATCGTCCATGCATTCGATGTATAGTCCTGTTCTTCATGGTGACATCAAACCGGCTAACATACTGCTAGACAAAAATTTTACACCAAAGATATCAGATTTTGGAATTGCAAGACTCCTTTGTGCTAATGGTCCCCAGCAAACCACCGCTATCATTGGTTCCATAGGTTACCGTGATCCAGCATACTATGAGAGTGGAATTCTAACCCCAAAGAGTGATGTTTACAGCTTTGGAGTTGTTTTGCTGGAAGTTATCACAAGGAAAAAAGCAGTGGATGTGACCAGTAGCCTTGCTCAAAGTTTTAATGAGGCTCTTACAAAAGGAGAGGATGTGCAGCACATGTTTGATGAGGAAATCAGTGTTGCAGAAAACAAGAAGTTTCTTGGAGACATTGGACAGTTAGCAGCTAAGTGCTTGCAGAGGGACGTCAAAACACGTCCTGAAATAGTTGAAGTAGCTAGTAATCTAAGGATGATCAGGAAAGCTATGCAGATAGAACAAGAAAATCTTAGAGATTTGTTTCAAACTAATGGGCATCAGGTGCTTCAAAGATTGGAAAACAACTACAGCTTGAAATATTTCACAGAAAATGAGATACGAAACATAACCAATGGGTACAAGTATATTCTGGGAAGAGGGGCATTTGGTAAGGTCTACAAAGGAACACTAGAAGACCAAACCTCAGTTGCCGTAAAGAAATATATACATGGGACCCAGAAAGAGTTGTTTGCCAAGGTGATAGTGCACTCTCAAATAAACCACAAGAATGTTGTTAGACTCTTGGGCTGCTGCACGGAAAAGAATTCTCTAATGATTGTCATGGAGTTTATCTCCAATGGAAACCTCAACAGCATACTTCATGGCAACAGCGCTAATGGTCAGGTTCCCTTCCCTTTGGAGAAAAGAATAGAAATTGCCATTGGGGTTGCTGAAGCATTATCGTCCATGCATTCGATGTATAGTCCTGTTCTTCATGGTGACATCAAACCGGCTAACATACTGCTAGACAAAAATTTTACACCAAAGATATCAGATTTTGGAATTGCAAGACTCCTTTGTGCTAATGGTCCCCAGCAAACCACCGCTATCATTGGTTCCATAGGTTACCGTGATCCAGCATACTATGAGAGTGGAATTCTAACCCCAAAGAGTGATGTTTACAGCTTTGGAGTTGTTTTGCTGGAAGTTATCACAAGGAAAAAAGCAGTGGATGTGACCAGTAGCCTTGCTCAAAGTTTTAATGAGGCTCTTACAAAAGGAGAGGATGTGCAGCACATGTTTGATGAGGAAATCAGTGTTGCAGAAAACAAGAAGTTTCTTGGAGACATTGGACAGTTAGCAGCTAAGTGCTTGCAGAGGGACGTCAAAACACGTCCTGAAATAGTTGAAGTAGCTAGTAATCTAAGGATGATCAGGAAAGCTATGCAGATAGAACAAGAAAATCTGAGTCAGCAGCTAACTGTATGGACATCGGGACACCAATTTGGCAATTTAAAAATTTTCAATGAAATTGaaatgaaaaggatgaccaaaaACTACCGCATGACCTTTCGGAAAGAGTCTTGTGAATGTCTCTACAATGGAGTCCTTGACGAGGATCGTCCAGTTATAGTAAGACAACTTAAAACATGTTCCGATACTGACAGAGAAATGTTCCTAAACACTATGAGCATATTGAGCCAAAAGAATCACAAAAACATTGCAAATGTTGTTGGCTTTCACCTAGGAAAATCCATTTTAGAGTGTGTATACGAGTCTTTCTGTGATTTATCCAAGTCAAAGTTTGGTTCTCTATCGTTATCGAACAGAAACCTCTATGACACTATCTGCTCCATAGAAAAAATTCCCCTTCATCAACGTTTGTCAATAGCAGCCCAGTGTGCAGAGGGCCTGGTTCATATCCATTCATTAGTAGCTGAAAGTCTTGATTTGTGTGGTTCGAGCCTCTTGGGAAATTTCAGGTCTGTcaatatatttctggacaagaatTTTGTGCCAAAAATCTTCAATTGGAACTTGTCAACGTTTCTTGGACATTCAACTGTGCAGAATGCTGTTCATGACAATGGACGAGAGTATTATTTAGACCCAAGGGATGTTTCTAGTCAGCTTTTTAACCTGAAATCTGATGTTTATAGCTTCGGAGTTGTTCTTTTAGAGCTCATCACTTGGAAGACAGTGCAATACAAGTATGATGGGAGGGTTCATGTGCTTACTACAGACTTCATTCATTCCTATAGAACTGACCATGGTGCAATAGAAATTTTTGGCAAGGTTTACGATGAACAAGGCAAGTCCTTCATTCACGAGGCCATTGCCATTGCTGTTGATTGCTTACAACCTCATATCGAAAAGAGGCCAGAAATGAATGTTGTACTTTCCCGTCTCCGGATTATCGCTTCAGCACAAAGTATCAGAAGCAAACTCACTG CTGGTGATAACAATAAGTCTAGCCAACACACGGTTCCTGCCACTGTCAGCAATACTGCTAAACTTCATCTAACTCTTACTCTTACATCGACCATTTCCCTAGAGGAACTGAATGAAGTAACCAGGAACTTCAGTATTGATCTTCTTATAGGGCAGGGATCATATGCCCAAACTTTCCTGGCAGTTCTTAAAGATGGACAGAATTCTGCCATAAAAAAGCTTGATCCTGTTGAAGAAATTCAAGTACAG GTTCCGGCCATTTTAGGAATGAGTCAGCATGCCAATGTTGTGCAACTTCTTGGATATTTTGTCAAAGAGGAAACTCGTGTTCTTGCTTATGAGTACGCACCAAGGGGATCCTTGTATGATATTCTTCATG GTAAAAAGGGTGTCAAGGGAGCCCAACCAGGACCACCTCTGTCATGGTTGCAGCGTGTGAAGATTGCCGTAAGTGCTGCAAAAGGCCTCGAGTTCCTCCATGACAAGGCTGAACCTCCCATCATCCACAGCAGCATTAAGTCTAGCAACATACTTCTCTTTGACaatgatgttgcaaaaataggtGATATTGGTGTCTCAATACATGAAGCCCGTAACAGGTTTGATGAGTACTATGAGACTGTTCGGGTTTCTCGCGATCCCAATTCAGCATGGGATGCACCTGA GTGCGCAATCACAGGAATGCATAGCAGAAGGAGCGATGTCTACAGCTTCGGCGTTGTACTATTGGAGCTTTTAACTGGTCGCAAAGTAATTGATAATACAATGCCACATGACCAGAGGAGCCTAGTTACATGG GCTACACCAAGGCTTAGTGAAGACAAGGTGGAACAGTGCATAGATCCAAGGCTTGGAGGATACCCACTAAAGGCTGTAAGAAAG ATGGCTGCTGTTGCTGCACTGTGCGTACAGTCGGAGCCTGACTGCTGGCCTGAAATGAACATTGTCGTCAGGGCTCTGTGCCCGTTACTGAACAAGTCACCATCTCTGCCTCGGTGA